AAGTTGCAATAGGCTCTTTTCCGAGACCAAAGCCACCCTTATCGAGGGGCTCAGGAAACCGACCAGCTTCATCATTCAAGTGCTCAAAACGCGCACTGAGGGGATCGGCTTGAACGCCGCCTGCCGGGCCTTCGCGATTGCGAAGAATACGTTGCTCCTATGGGAGCGTCGCCTGGCCGATTGCAAGGATGTGCTGGTCATATATGCCCTGACGCACACCTTTATTGAGCAACTGATCGAAGGTGATGAGCTTTATACGAAAGTGAATAGGAATGTCCCCCCGGAGGATTGTGAAGGCTGGACGATCGTACTGATGGAAAGGGCAAGTCGATTTATCTGGGCGCTTCAGTGCGGGAAAAAGGATCGCAGCCTATTTTCATATGCCATACAAATACTTAGAGATGTCATCCTGCGTACTGGCGATGTCACTCTAGTCACCGACGGGGAACGTCGGTATGGCAATCTCCTGTTTGAAATTTGCCACGAAGTATTGCGAACCGGAAAACGCGGCCGCCCACCGAAAGTGCTTCGTCGCGGTGTGAAGGTGCGCCTTAAGAATAAAGGGAAAGGAACTGATAGAACGGGGCACTCGCGTCCCAAATACGAAACCCCTCATCCGGAGCATCCAGAAACCGATCAAGATGTGACGCCAGCCGATATTCATGCTAATCATTTGGAAGCATCGAACGCTTCATTTCGGCGAAAGAATTCTGCTTATCGCCGCCGAACGAATACGTACGCGAAGAGCATTTCTGGTTTGCAAAGAACATTGGATATGTTGTGGATTGTCCATAACTTTATTCGCAGCCACTTCACGACAAAACAGGTTCCTGCGGTGGCTCTGGGGATTCTCCAGCAGGGACTCTCGTGGGATGAGGTCCTTAGAGTTCGACAGCCCAGGTTATAAAAATACTACAAAAACATAAGGATAAGGAAGAACCAAACTGAACCAGTGCCGCATGGTCACCGCAAACGCGCCGTCAGTTCTCATTGCGCAAGTGACGGATAAACTCCGATCCGCACCAGTCACCCTTCTGGATCAAGGCGATGGGGCTGCTCCTCTGGGGAGTAGACACCCGGCCCCTGGTTCTTACGAACCCCAGAAAATCGTCGGTGCCCTCCCCGGGTCCAAGTGGGCCGCGCAGGCCGGGGTGGGGGCGGGCCGGGTGCGCGGACCCCAAAAAGTCCGGCGCATCCGGCCCGCCCCCACCCCGGCCCAACCGCGGGTTCACAGAACTGTGGCTCGGCACCCGACAGGCGCCGTCCAACCTCTTCGTGGCTCGCGGGCAGGGGCGTTTCGGTCACAGGCAGTCCTCCGTGGCGTTGGCGGGGAGGCGTCGGTGTCCAATCAGATCTGGCGGCTTATGGCCAACCCCGT
The DNA window shown above is from Candidatus Thiodictyon syntrophicum and carries:
- a CDS encoding IS1 family transposase; translated protein: MNGQWTCPHCNSQNCRHHKTYQTGHNGTRLLWRCQSCNRLFSETKATLIEGLRKPTSFIIQVLKTRTEGIGLNAACRAFAIAKNTLLLWERRLADCKDVLVIYALTHTFIEQLIEGDELYTKVNRNVPPEDCEGWTIVLMERASRFIWALQCGKKDRSLFSYAIQILRDVILRTGDVTLVTDGERRYGNLLFEICHEVLRTGKRGRPPKVLRRGVKVRLKNKGKGTDRTGHSRPKYETPHPEHPETDQDVTPADIHANHLEASNASFRRKNSAYRRRTNTYAKSISGLQRTLDMLWIVHNFIRSHFTTKQVPAVALGILQQGLSWDEVLRVRQPRL